In a single window of the Azospirillum thiophilum genome:
- a CDS encoding LacI family DNA-binding transcriptional regulator, with amino-acid sequence MSVSGKAASIKDVAQAAGVSVATVSRVLSSGPVSETLRKRVEDAVRATGYRPNLSARRLRSQHSQTIGLVVSDIRNPFFTAVSRAVEDAAYRAGMRVILCNSDENPEREELYLRLMQEERITGLIFAPTRATLERLDGLDLDFPVVLIDRNAPTGRHDAVVLDNAQAAAMLVEHLHAQGYRRIAGLFGNTSTTGLERHEGYRAAMSARGLAPAARFLAPHADAAEEAVVGWMAEPDRPEAFVVSNSLFLMGVVKAAHRLGLPIPDGLAVAGFDNEPWTELVGPGLTVIEQPVQDIGHSAMALLFERLEAPDRPSRRLVLGGTCIVRGSTAIRTAGARMAGTH; translated from the coding sequence ATGAGCGTTTCCGGAAAGGCCGCCAGCATCAAGGACGTGGCCCAGGCTGCCGGCGTGTCGGTCGCCACCGTGTCGCGCGTGCTGAGCAGCGGCCCGGTCAGCGAGACGCTGCGCAAGCGGGTCGAGGATGCGGTGCGGGCCACCGGCTATCGCCCCAACCTGTCGGCCCGGCGGCTGCGCTCGCAGCATTCGCAGACCATCGGGCTGGTGGTGTCGGACATCCGCAACCCCTTCTTCACCGCCGTCAGCCGCGCGGTGGAGGATGCGGCCTACCGCGCCGGCATGCGCGTCATCCTGTGCAACAGCGACGAGAATCCGGAGCGCGAGGAGCTGTATCTGCGCCTGATGCAGGAGGAGCGGATCACCGGCCTGATCTTCGCCCCGACCCGCGCAACGCTGGAGCGGCTGGACGGGCTGGACCTGGATTTCCCCGTGGTGCTGATCGACCGCAACGCACCGACCGGCCGCCACGACGCCGTGGTGCTCGACAACGCGCAGGCCGCCGCGATGCTGGTGGAGCATCTGCACGCCCAGGGCTACCGCCGCATCGCCGGCCTTTTCGGCAACACCAGCACCACCGGCCTGGAGCGGCACGAGGGCTATCGCGCCGCCATGTCGGCCCGGGGGCTGGCGCCCGCCGCGCGCTTCCTCGCCCCCCACGCCGATGCGGCGGAGGAGGCGGTGGTGGGCTGGATGGCCGAACCCGACCGGCCGGAGGCCTTCGTCGTCTCCAACAGCCTGTTCCTGATGGGGGTGGTGAAGGCGGCGCACCGGCTGGGCCTGCCGATCCCCGACGGGCTGGCGGTCGCCGGATTCGACAACGAGCCCTGGACCGAGCTGGTCGGCCCCGGCCTGACCGTGATCGAGCAGCCGGTGCAGGACATCGGCCATTCCGCCATGGCATTGCTGTTCGAACGGCTGGAGGCGCCGGACCGCCCCAGCCGCCGCCTGGTGCTGGGCGGCACCTGCATCGTACGCGGCTCCACCGCCATCCGGACGGCCGGGGCCCGCATGGCCGGCACGCACTGA
- a CDS encoding GumC family protein, whose translation MEAPEHRLPPGAAGFASGLVAPPVGSGADKVDVKRLAQTLWRQKWLILGITALLWLPAVLLINAMTPLYSSSSVVVIDPHPNRVINIPSVSEPMGIYLDTVNTEVEILRSRDLARRVVETLNLGQEPEYMAIDAKPGLLTPLMEEGRALLAGLGSALPEPLAGLLTPPPRPAPVGGSAEEIESARLIDAFQKTLRISPGVQSRAIRISVEAKDAQLAARAANTVAQTYIAMQVEAKRNATMQASDWLQSRLDELRQDMTATGRAAVEAMRSETGMVKGRDAPLVNEEMSALNGQLAEARSAHANAQARLRQLQTVRPGNPESLSGADIGGDPIITGLRQRQAALSALLAELNAQYGDRHPALTRPSAELRELNATLSTEIDRVVRGLRGEVEQQVARIQDLTRRLEGLRTESFDTLQGEVRLRELQRQADASDDNYRRAVTRLKETQVLQALEMTPDVRIVSAAAVSAGPVGPGKTVMAGLAAVVCGAIATGIALVRTMSQRGVYSSHQVEALLGLPAVGIVPLLGRARRSGGYPGGPDKGRDPARDPYAGTGSDFAEAVWRLCARLHLVRTGAGPAAGKGGEVIMLTSSVAGEGKTTLVVALAAFLADAGRRVVVIDCDTRRPTVHRLLGDGRPPKGLTELLAGDATLDQVLHLDDRRRVAVVAAGSPVDRPQTLLGSKAMLSLLVELSERYDVVILDTPPVLSVSDALILAPLADRVLYVVRWARTASSLAGAGIKQVRQVGGRIGGAILSMVSAREHASLEYGARPPGGRSYRLRRIA comes from the coding sequence ATGGAAGCACCGGAACACCGCCTGCCCCCCGGCGCGGCCGGCTTCGCCTCCGGTTTGGTGGCACCGCCGGTCGGATCGGGCGCCGACAAGGTCGATGTGAAGCGGCTGGCGCAGACGCTGTGGCGGCAGAAATGGCTGATCCTCGGCATCACCGCGCTCTTGTGGCTGCCGGCGGTGCTGCTGATCAACGCCATGACGCCGCTCTACAGCTCCTCGTCGGTCGTGGTGATCGACCCCCACCCCAACCGCGTCATCAACATCCCCTCGGTGTCCGAGCCGATGGGCATCTATCTCGACACCGTCAACACCGAGGTCGAAATCCTGCGCTCCCGCGATCTCGCCCGCCGCGTGGTGGAGACGCTGAACCTGGGGCAGGAACCGGAATACATGGCGATCGACGCCAAGCCCGGCCTGCTGACCCCGCTGATGGAGGAGGGCCGCGCCCTGCTGGCCGGGCTGGGATCCGCGTTGCCCGAACCGCTGGCCGGCCTGCTGACGCCGCCGCCCCGCCCGGCCCCGGTCGGCGGCAGCGCCGAGGAAATCGAGAGCGCCCGGTTGATCGACGCCTTCCAGAAGACCCTGCGCATCAGCCCCGGCGTGCAGTCGCGGGCGATCCGCATATCGGTCGAGGCCAAGGATGCGCAGCTGGCCGCCCGCGCCGCCAACACCGTCGCCCAGACCTACATCGCCATGCAGGTGGAGGCCAAGCGCAACGCCACCATGCAGGCCAGCGACTGGTTGCAGAGCCGGCTCGACGAGCTGCGCCAGGACATGACCGCCACCGGCCGCGCCGCGGTCGAGGCAATGCGCTCGGAAACCGGCATGGTCAAGGGCCGCGATGCCCCCCTGGTGAACGAGGAGATGTCGGCGCTGAACGGCCAGCTGGCCGAGGCGCGCTCCGCCCATGCCAACGCCCAGGCCCGGCTGCGGCAATTGCAGACGGTGAGGCCCGGAAACCCGGAATCGCTGTCCGGCGCCGACATCGGCGGCGACCCGATCATCACCGGGCTGCGCCAGCGCCAGGCGGCGCTGAGCGCCCTGCTGGCCGAGCTGAACGCCCAGTACGGCGATCGCCACCCGGCGCTGACCCGCCCGTCGGCGGAGCTGCGCGAGCTGAACGCCACGCTGTCCACCGAGATCGACCGCGTGGTCCGCGGCCTGCGCGGCGAGGTGGAACAGCAGGTCGCCAGGATCCAGGATCTGACCCGGCGGCTGGAGGGGCTGCGCACCGAATCCTTCGACACGCTCCAGGGCGAGGTCCGGCTGCGCGAGCTGCAGCGGCAGGCCGACGCGTCGGACGACAACTACCGCCGCGCCGTCACCCGCCTGAAGGAAACCCAGGTGCTCCAGGCGCTGGAGATGACGCCGGACGTGCGCATCGTGTCGGCCGCCGCGGTGTCGGCCGGCCCGGTCGGGCCGGGCAAGACGGTGATGGCCGGGCTCGCCGCGGTCGTCTGCGGCGCCATCGCCACCGGCATCGCCCTGGTGCGGACGATGAGCCAGCGCGGCGTCTACAGCTCCCATCAGGTGGAAGCGCTGCTCGGCCTGCCGGCGGTCGGCATCGTGCCGCTGCTGGGCCGCGCCCGCCGCTCGGGCGGATACCCGGGCGGCCCGGACAAGGGCCGCGATCCCGCCCGCGACCCCTATGCCGGCACCGGCAGCGACTTCGCCGAAGCGGTCTGGCGGCTCTGCGCCCGGCTGCATCTGGTCCGCACCGGCGCCGGGCCGGCGGCCGGCAAGGGCGGCGAGGTGATCATGCTGACCTCCTCCGTCGCCGGCGAGGGCAAGACGACGCTGGTGGTGGCGCTGGCCGCCTTCCTCGCCGACGCCGGCCGGCGGGTGGTGGTGATCGACTGCGACACCCGCCGCCCGACCGTCCACCGCCTGCTGGGCGACGGCCGGCCGCCAAAGGGGCTGACCGAACTGCTGGCCGGCGACGCCACGCTGGACCAGGTGCTGCACCTCGATGACCGGCGGCGGGTGGCGGTGGTCGCCGCCGGCAGCCCGGTCGACCGGCCGCAGACCCTGCTCGGCTCCAAGGCGATGCTGTCGCTGCTGGTGGAGCTGTCGGAACGCTACGACGTGGTGATCCTCGATACCCCGCCGGTGCTGTCGGTGTCGGACGCCCTGATCCTGGCGCCGCTGGCCGACCGCGTCCTCTACGTCGTGCGCTGGGCGCGCACCGCCTCCAGCCTCGCCGGCGCCGGCATCAAGCAGGTGCGGCAGGTCGGCGGCCGGATCGGCGGGGCGATCCTGTCGATGGTCAGCGCCCGCGAGCATGCCAGCCTGGAATATGGCGCCCGCCCGCCCGGCGGCCGCTCCTACCGCCTGCGCCGCATCGCCTGA
- the ptsP gene encoding phosphoenolpyruvate--protein phosphotransferase, with protein sequence MAPDTHPLSLPPDLIRLGARPAGKEAAIREAAQLLIAAGCIDPAYADSMIRRESVANTFLGHGVAIPHGMVDDRDLVRRNGIAILQVPDGVLWNEGQTARLVVAIAAQSDAHIAILRRLTRLMQDEARLSALFSTADPAELVAALSDDAPAAAGPASDVGDLAESFEWVVDYPTGLHARPAAAWVETARTAAGRVRIRHGGEAADGKTLVALLQLGLRPGDRVTVSTDGPDALAALNRLRATITGLSAREKADAAAAARKAKAVVQGWTPPAAADGRAMPVVAGLGASPGLAIGPVHVLPKADLTVPDRPVPLLEGGNRLHEALTLTRQQLRALADDTARRLGPAEAGIFTAQAELLNDTDLVTLTCQLMVEGHGPGWSWNEAVERSAAKLAANPNPVLAGRAADLRDVGRRVLTRIDPDLRGGSIRDLPDSPCILAADDLSPSDTAALDMGRVIGLATAQGGPTSHTAILARTLGLPAMVAGGAALTGLANGTLAILDGQSGRLYLEPAEGDLAAAHGWIEEQRVKKAQQEERRGLPARTRDGHTVEIGANVNRPDQVPVALSQGAEGVGLMRTEFLFLERGDAPGEDEQYETYRAMLEALDGRPLIVRALDIGGDKQVPHLHLPHEENPFLGVRGARLLLRRPELLEPQLRALYRAASHAREGALSIMFPMITTLREIEALRAACDRIRTDLNAPAVPLGIMVEVPAAAIQADVLARHVDFFSIGTNDLTQYALAVDRQHPELAAEADSLHPSVLRLIRMTVDGAAKHGRWVGVCGGIAGDPFGAALLAGLGVRELSMTPRDIPGVKDRLRDSDLSGLRALALRAVDCESSDEVRALDGGAS encoded by the coding sequence ATGGCACCCGACACGCACCCCCTTAGCCTGCCCCCGGATCTGATCCGCCTGGGCGCCCGCCCGGCCGGCAAGGAGGCGGCGATCCGTGAGGCGGCGCAGCTGCTGATCGCCGCCGGCTGCATCGACCCGGCCTATGCCGACAGCATGATCAGGCGGGAGTCGGTGGCGAACACCTTCCTCGGCCATGGCGTCGCCATCCCGCACGGCATGGTCGACGACCGCGATCTGGTCCGCCGCAACGGCATCGCCATCCTGCAGGTGCCGGACGGCGTGCTGTGGAACGAGGGGCAGACCGCCCGGCTGGTCGTCGCCATCGCGGCCCAGTCCGATGCGCACATCGCCATCCTGCGCCGCCTGACCCGCCTGATGCAGGACGAGGCGCGGCTGAGCGCCCTGTTCAGCACCGCCGATCCCGCCGAGCTGGTCGCCGCCCTGTCGGACGATGCCCCGGCCGCCGCCGGCCCCGCGTCGGACGTCGGCGACCTCGCCGAGAGCTTCGAGTGGGTGGTCGATTACCCGACCGGCCTGCATGCCCGCCCCGCCGCCGCCTGGGTCGAGACCGCGCGGACCGCCGCCGGCCGCGTGCGCATCCGCCATGGCGGCGAGGCTGCCGACGGCAAGACGCTGGTGGCGCTGCTGCAGCTCGGCCTCCGCCCCGGCGACCGCGTCACCGTGTCCACCGACGGTCCCGACGCGCTGGCGGCGCTGAACCGGCTGCGCGCCACCATCACCGGCCTCAGTGCGCGGGAGAAGGCGGACGCCGCCGCGGCGGCGCGCAAGGCCAAGGCGGTGGTGCAGGGCTGGACCCCGCCCGCCGCAGCGGATGGTCGCGCTATGCCCGTGGTCGCCGGCCTCGGCGCCAGCCCCGGCCTCGCCATCGGCCCGGTGCATGTCCTGCCCAAGGCCGACCTGACGGTTCCCGACCGCCCCGTCCCGCTGCTGGAGGGCGGCAACCGCCTGCACGAGGCGCTGACCCTGACCCGCCAGCAGCTGAGGGCGCTGGCCGACGACACCGCCCGCCGCCTCGGCCCGGCGGAGGCCGGCATCTTCACCGCCCAGGCCGAACTGCTGAACGACACCGATCTGGTCACGCTGACCTGCCAGCTGATGGTCGAGGGGCACGGCCCCGGCTGGTCGTGGAACGAGGCGGTGGAACGCAGCGCTGCGAAGCTGGCCGCCAACCCGAACCCGGTGCTGGCCGGCCGCGCCGCCGACCTGCGCGACGTCGGCCGCCGGGTGCTGACCCGCATCGACCCCGACCTGCGCGGCGGCTCGATCCGCGACCTGCCGGACAGCCCCTGCATCCTGGCCGCCGACGATCTGTCACCGTCCGACACCGCCGCGCTCGACATGGGCCGGGTGATCGGGCTGGCGACGGCGCAGGGCGGCCCGACCTCCCACACCGCGATCCTGGCGCGCACGCTGGGGCTGCCGGCGATGGTTGCCGGCGGCGCGGCGCTGACCGGGCTGGCGAACGGCACGCTTGCCATCCTCGACGGCCAGTCGGGCCGCCTCTATCTCGAGCCGGCCGAAGGCGACCTCGCCGCCGCCCATGGCTGGATCGAGGAGCAGCGCGTCAAGAAGGCCCAGCAGGAGGAGCGGCGCGGCCTGCCCGCCCGCACCCGCGACGGCCATACGGTCGAGATCGGCGCCAACGTCAACCGGCCGGACCAGGTGCCGGTCGCCCTGTCGCAGGGGGCGGAGGGCGTCGGGCTGATGCGCACCGAGTTCCTGTTCCTGGAGCGCGGCGACGCTCCCGGCGAGGATGAACAGTACGAGACCTACCGCGCCATGCTGGAGGCGCTGGACGGCCGCCCGCTGATCGTCCGCGCGCTCGACATCGGCGGCGACAAGCAGGTGCCGCACCTGCATCTGCCGCACGAGGAGAACCCCTTCCTCGGCGTGCGCGGCGCCCGGCTGCTGCTGCGCCGGCCCGAACTGCTGGAGCCGCAGCTGCGCGCCCTCTACCGCGCCGCCAGCCATGCCCGCGAGGGGGCGCTGTCGATCATGTTCCCGATGATCACCACGCTGCGCGAGATCGAGGCGCTGCGCGCCGCCTGCGACCGCATCCGGACGGACTTGAACGCCCCGGCGGTGCCGCTCGGCATCATGGTCGAGGTGCCGGCCGCCGCCATCCAGGCCGACGTCCTGGCCCGCCATGTCGATTTCTTCTCGATCGGCACCAACGACCTGACGCAATACGCGCTGGCGGTCGACCGCCAGCATCCCGAGCTGGCGGCGGAGGCCGACAGCCTGCACCCGTCGGTGCTGCGCCTGATCCGCATGACGGTGGACGGGGCCGCCAAGCATGGCCGTTGGGTCGGCGTCTGCGGCGGCATCGCCGGCGACCCGTTCGGCGCGGCGTTGCTGGCCGGCCTCGGCGTGCGCGAGCTGTCGATGACCCCGCGCGACATCCCCGGCGTCAAGGACCGCCTGCGCGACAGCGACCTTTCCGGCCTGCGGGCGTTGGCGCTCCGCGCCGTCGACTGCGAATCCTCCGACGAGGTGCGGGCGCTGGACGGGGGGGCGTCATGA
- a CDS encoding oligosaccharide flippase family protein, whose translation MHKGSTGRPAAAGPARRSFARDGAATILVTAATMGLGLLTGILVARNLGPDGRGALAAILTTTQLLGWLFGMGCGKAVTYALSRDPSVGGRLLTSWALMLTPVAAAAIGAGLLLLPTLLAAQPAETLELARLYLPMIALALLSELMLGLLLGDQDFRAFNALNFLQPAGVAAAYVALWAAGHFTVETAVAAQAAMSTLVLVAATVLLIRRHGIGRPDLALGRRTAWYALRTHGDVVGGVVTQRLDLLIIPAYLPAAQVGLYALATSLSWLIVSLSGALATVVMPAAARRGRSGRVLVLNSLQATFAVGGLLAGGLFVFADIAIRLVYGPAFADSVLPLRLLLPGAVLYAAASILLNGLYAENRPFTATLAHLLGMAVTLAGLLLFLRDGGLVAAALVSSVAYTLVFVTAAALYRRATGLPWRVFLPDPAVLAAMPRRLLNKPPPAAATPAGPSGE comes from the coding sequence ATGCACAAAGGTTCCACCGGCAGGCCCGCGGCGGCAGGCCCGGCCCGGCGCAGCTTCGCCCGGGACGGTGCCGCGACCATCCTCGTCACCGCCGCCACCATGGGGCTCGGGCTGCTCACCGGCATCCTGGTCGCCCGCAACCTGGGGCCGGACGGGCGGGGGGCGCTCGCAGCGATCCTCACCACCACCCAGCTGCTGGGCTGGCTGTTCGGCATGGGCTGCGGCAAGGCCGTGACCTATGCCCTGTCACGCGATCCGTCGGTGGGCGGGCGGCTGCTGACCAGCTGGGCGCTGATGCTGACGCCGGTCGCCGCCGCGGCGATCGGGGCCGGGCTGCTGCTGCTGCCGACGCTGCTGGCCGCCCAGCCGGCGGAGACGCTGGAGCTGGCCCGGCTCTATCTGCCGATGATCGCGCTGGCGCTTCTGTCGGAACTGATGCTGGGGCTGCTGCTGGGCGACCAGGATTTCCGCGCCTTCAACGCGCTGAACTTCTTGCAGCCGGCCGGGGTCGCCGCCGCCTACGTGGCGCTTTGGGCCGCCGGCCATTTCACGGTGGAAACCGCGGTCGCCGCCCAGGCGGCGATGAGCACGCTGGTGCTGGTCGCCGCGACGGTGCTGCTGATCCGCCGCCATGGCATCGGCCGGCCCGACCTGGCGCTCGGCCGCCGCACCGCCTGGTACGCGCTGCGCACCCATGGCGACGTGGTGGGCGGCGTCGTCACCCAGCGGCTCGACCTGCTGATCATCCCGGCCTACCTGCCGGCGGCGCAGGTCGGGCTGTACGCGCTGGCCACCAGCCTGTCCTGGCTGATCGTCAGCCTGTCGGGGGCGCTCGCCACCGTCGTCATGCCCGCCGCCGCCCGCCGCGGCCGGTCGGGACGCGTCCTGGTGCTGAACAGCCTGCAGGCGACCTTCGCCGTCGGCGGGCTGCTAGCCGGCGGGCTGTTCGTCTTCGCCGACATCGCCATCCGGCTGGTCTACGGCCCGGCCTTCGCCGACAGCGTGCTGCCGCTGCGGCTGCTGCTGCCGGGTGCGGTGCTCTATGCCGCGGCATCGATCCTGCTGAACGGGCTCTATGCCGAGAACCGGCCCTTCACCGCCACCCTCGCCCATCTGCTGGGCATGGCGGTCACGCTGGCCGGCCTGCTGCTGTTCCTGCGCGACGGCGGGCTGGTCGCCGCGGCCCTGGTGTCCAGCGTCGCCTATACGCTGGTCTTCGTCACCGCGGCGGCGCTCTACCGCCGTGCGACCGGCCTGCCCTGGCGGGTCTTCCTGCCCGATCCGGCAGTCCTCGCGGCAATGCCGCGGCGCCTGCTCAACAAGCCGCCCCCGGCCGCCGCCACCCCGGCCGGGCCATCGGGCGAATAG
- a CDS encoding glycosyltransferase gives MRLSLLTPEYPPGEKLGGIATHTHTMARALTRLGHAVQVVTPWKGGGAAAGISVEDGVTVQRVDPGPNLQAVLDRFRTNRRLADAVRSFRPDVVHAAEFDADAWWLTRFSTIPVVTRLATPTGMVADTNAQSWGPHTHLLNALERDQTRRSAAIYASTRAIAQRVADYWRIAPELIQVIPNSIDLAAVRAAGAGTPPVSLPDRFIVFFGRLEGRKGIAALGRAIPDVLAANPGLHLVMVGGEDPASASVIGQFRRDVAPVADRVHVLGALPRNHALAVVARAELAVIPSLWESFGFVVVEAMALGVPVVASDCGGFPEIVEQGRSGWLVPPGEAAPLRDMLIARLADRPGLEAASAAGLERARDFDVDGVAARVASLLEQAGAERNQAASSGIYNNGYRRHFRPDHPTTPFYRIYDEKRRAVAAELDRSPRLRILDVGGGYGRITGPFADRHDVTLVDISHEMLREAKERFPALTVQQADARRLPFPDDSFDLVIAMDLLCHLPDLEAGVRELRRVVKPGGRIACDTTNANPLWVVAYPSYYRWRPDRLLATMRCHGVLPEWKALVRHHWAPEMRKAIAATGLTLQKTDRFGPPGVAKWHLWWCRRGGAGPDGQAPKGLSPEGFTS, from the coding sequence ATGCGACTGTCGCTCTTGACGCCCGAATACCCACCCGGCGAAAAGCTCGGCGGTATCGCCACCCACACCCACACCATGGCACGCGCGCTGACGCGGCTGGGCCATGCGGTCCAGGTGGTGACCCCCTGGAAGGGCGGCGGGGCCGCCGCCGGCATCTCCGTCGAAGACGGCGTGACGGTGCAGCGCGTCGATCCCGGCCCAAACCTGCAGGCGGTGCTCGACCGCTTCCGCACCAACCGCCGGCTGGCCGATGCCGTCCGCTCCTTCCGCCCCGACGTGGTCCACGCGGCCGAATTCGATGCCGACGCCTGGTGGCTGACCCGCTTCAGCACCATTCCGGTGGTGACGCGGCTGGCCACCCCGACCGGCATGGTGGCGGACACCAACGCGCAGTCCTGGGGGCCGCACACCCATCTGCTGAACGCGCTGGAACGCGACCAGACCCGGCGCAGCGCCGCGATCTACGCCTCAACCCGCGCCATCGCCCAGCGGGTCGCCGATTACTGGCGCATCGCGCCGGAACTGATCCAGGTGATCCCCAACAGCATCGACCTCGCCGCGGTCAGGGCCGCCGGTGCCGGCACGCCGCCGGTCTCCCTGCCGGACCGCTTCATCGTCTTCTTCGGCCGGCTGGAGGGGCGCAAGGGCATCGCCGCGCTCGGCCGCGCCATCCCCGACGTGCTGGCGGCAAACCCCGGCCTGCATCTGGTGATGGTCGGCGGCGAGGATCCGGCGAGCGCCTCCGTCATCGGCCAGTTCCGCCGCGACGTGGCGCCGGTGGCCGACCGTGTGCATGTCCTGGGCGCCCTGCCGCGCAACCACGCGCTGGCCGTGGTGGCCCGCGCCGAGCTGGCCGTCATCCCGTCGCTGTGGGAAAGCTTCGGCTTCGTCGTGGTCGAGGCGATGGCGCTGGGCGTCCCGGTGGTCGCCAGCGACTGCGGCGGCTTCCCCGAGATCGTCGAGCAGGGCCGCAGCGGCTGGCTGGTCCCGCCGGGGGAGGCGGCGCCGCTGCGCGACATGCTGATCGCCCGGCTGGCCGACCGCCCCGGGCTGGAGGCGGCATCCGCCGCCGGGCTGGAGCGTGCCCGGGACTTCGACGTCGACGGCGTCGCCGCCCGGGTGGCATCCCTGCTGGAGCAGGCCGGGGCCGAGCGCAACCAGGCCGCCAGTTCCGGCATCTACAACAACGGCTACCGCCGCCATTTCCGCCCCGACCACCCGACCACGCCCTTCTACCGCATCTATGACGAGAAGCGGCGCGCGGTGGCGGCGGAGCTGGACCGGTCGCCGCGGCTGCGCATCCTCGACGTCGGCGGCGGCTATGGCCGCATCACCGGTCCCTTCGCCGACCGCCACGACGTGACGCTGGTCGACATCTCGCACGAGATGCTGCGCGAGGCGAAGGAGCGCTTTCCCGCGCTCACCGTGCAGCAGGCCGACGCGCGCAGGCTTCCCTTCCCCGACGACAGCTTCGACCTCGTCATCGCCATGGATCTGCTCTGCCATCTGCCCGACCTGGAGGCAGGCGTGCGCGAGCTGCGGCGGGTGGTCAAGCCCGGCGGCCGGATCGCCTGCGACACCACCAATGCCAACCCGCTCTGGGTGGTGGCCTATCCCAGCTACTACCGCTGGCGGCCCGACCGGCTGCTGGCGACCATGCGCTGCCATGGCGTGCTGCCGGAATGGAAGGCGCTGGTCCGCCACCATTGGGCGCCGGAGATGCGCAAGGCGATCGCCGCCACCGGCCTGACCCTGCAGAAGACCGACCGTTTCGGCCCGCCGGGGGTGGCGAAATGGCATCTGTGGTGGTGCCGGCGCGGCGGGGCCGGCCCGGACGGACAGGCGCCGAAAGGGCTGTCTCCGGAGGGATTCACGTCGTGA
- the pfkB gene encoding 1-phosphofructokinase — MTGEPVGTRPVVTVTLNPAIDQTITVDALKPGSVHRAKAVRHNAGGKGVNVASCLADWGTPVVATGLLGTGNAAPFEALFAAKGIADAFLRLPGETRVNIKIADLAANDTTDINLPGLSADADAVRRVRETVLGLVEPGVPVLLAGSLPDGVPADAYATLTAELTAAGCRVVLDSSGAPLAAALASTGALPYCIKPNRHELEDWAGRPLPTDADLLDAARELHRRGVAVVVVSLGADGALFVGAGGALHGRLPPVAALSTVGAGDAMVAGLIAGFQQGGGQQGDGLETVARLSVAFAAAKLGRFGPNLPDAATVRALAAQVALSTLA; from the coding sequence ATGACCGGCGAACCAGTCGGGACCAGACCCGTCGTCACCGTCACGCTGAACCCGGCGATCGACCAGACCATCACGGTCGACGCGCTGAAGCCGGGCAGCGTCCACCGCGCGAAGGCGGTGCGCCACAATGCCGGCGGCAAGGGGGTGAACGTCGCCAGCTGCCTCGCCGACTGGGGTACGCCGGTCGTCGCCACCGGCCTGCTCGGCACCGGCAACGCCGCCCCCTTCGAGGCGCTGTTCGCCGCCAAGGGCATCGCCGACGCCTTCCTGCGGCTGCCGGGCGAGACGCGCGTCAACATCAAGATCGCCGACCTCGCCGCCAACGACACCACCGACATCAACCTGCCCGGCCTGAGCGCCGACGCCGATGCGGTGCGCCGCGTGCGCGAGACGGTGCTCGGGCTGGTGGAGCCGGGGGTGCCGGTCCTGCTGGCCGGCAGCCTGCCCGACGGGGTGCCGGCCGACGCCTACGCCACGCTGACCGCCGAGCTGACGGCGGCCGGCTGCCGCGTCGTGCTGGACAGCAGCGGGGCACCGCTGGCGGCAGCGCTGGCCTCCACCGGCGCGCTGCCCTACTGCATCAAGCCGAACCGCCACGAGTTGGAGGATTGGGCCGGCCGGCCGCTGCCGACCGACGCCGACCTTCTCGACGCGGCGCGCGAACTGCACCGGCGCGGCGTGGCGGTGGTGGTGGTCTCGCTGGGGGCGGACGGCGCGCTGTTCGTCGGCGCCGGGGGCGCACTGCACGGCAGGCTGCCGCCGGTCGCGGCGCTGAGCACGGTCGGGGCGGGCGACGCGATGGTCGCCGGCCTTATCGCCGGTTTTCAGCAGGGCGGCGGCCAACAAGGCGATGGGCTGGAGACGGTGGCGCGGCTGTCGGTCGCCTTCGCCGCCGCCAAGCTCGGCCGGTTCGGCCCGAACCTGCCCGATGCGGCGACGGTGCGGGCGCTGGCCGCCCAGGTGGCGCTCAGCACGCTTGCCTGA